The Glandiceps talaboti chromosome 1, keGlaTala1.1, whole genome shotgun sequence genome has a segment encoding these proteins:
- the LOC144436699 gene encoding IQ motif and ubiquitin-like domain-containing protein: protein MADEENQQVKDAQDEPPAQEQNDNENVEDAQGDGAADAAEQPAVDEENKETEPTENVEETPPQETETAEPEQTETAEGGEEQKETVEGGEEQKETGEGGEEQKEKVEGAEEQKETGEGGEEQKEKVEGAEEQKETVEGEEQKETVEGEGEQKETTEGEAGPKENEEGEGEKKEPVEGEGEQKETVEGEGEQKETIEGEGEQKETAEEGAEQTETVGEGETKEDENADGGDVKETEQNQETTDGVKEETDENKDSEEKPEEGEDKEAAAAEETEKVEEDGEGEKKEEEATDEAKEEEQPAETAQADGEDEPAKEDDGAEKQEAEAAPEEPAAKDEDVKEAAKETEEAGEKVEEPADQKEEAAADEPKAEEEPAPKAEAATGTVGAETEDTGEKHETDPHAVSPPPKLLVDATATVKFVLMPSGQVTTLACALGQTIGDLKRHFSVELKMPGSMLVLMYDGKAMSDETTLADLGVVPNATVQLEMTSADPVNTPLKPMKPKPEYVMPDVITVRVRRDDDTIEDVVVEIERARRRKPYLGGYKHRVTGKEYHHAGAQTRPKMKPDNGIEKFCRDTQTVDEKHQRQQTMIDTSTQMTGIRVYVSNMTDKLLVPGRYTTADEHHAMIIKNVIILQSYFRRWKAKRVVENLKKDLASRMEWEREEEIRKIKEKEDRIKKEFERRMNPKSKEDFDLLYHALEKWRQEELEVIDSTMTGAQRKAALCHLLDQETQLIAAIGRHKIEAGTENKQKRIQRFLDKCAAPKKWKSYDGKYTEMDTPYTIRARELKDIHSSINMKYLTQDERLDVLLTLKHTVKEHDCKLTQDIIELIDREADLLMRGVRESNLEGLRKRISTLFLQYIKTPTFNAEAARLLKVPQDPSTLRKNIYFCPSCNQYLPSTEFSLSSNARVVGKCRQCAKLDNDGRIRQDYSHYRLLLKNLRKAEEGFGDDSRIAFLLQEVDMRYLVENIWGSQSALSAWDDLYDLVLVRWDKGEEWSPWNCILLTKDEADAHLKLDEVEESYGRVFCHKIRSKHTLARNYFSKLPGMAEHMRKRSSKPKAGHSLGSRAVILQSSKA from the exons ATGGCAGATGAAGAAAATCAACAGGTGAAAGATGCACAGGATGAACCACCAGCACAAGAACAGAATGACAATGAAAATGTAGAAGATGCACAAGGAGATGGTGCTGCAGATGCAGCAGAACAACCAGCGGTTGATGAGGAAAATAAAGAGACTGAACCAACTGAAAATGTAGAAGAGACACCCCCTCAAGAAACTGAAACAGCTGAACCTGAGCAAACAGAAACAGCAGAGGGTGGGGAGGAACAAAAAGAGACAGTAGAGGGTGGAGAGGAACAAAAAGAGACAGGAGAGGGTGGAGAGGAACAAAAGGAGAAAGTAGAGGGTGCAGAGGAACAAAAAGAGACAGGAGAGGGTGGAGAGGAACAAAAAGAGAAAGTAGAGGGTGCAGAGGAACAAAAGGAGACAGTAGAGGGAGAGGAACAAAAAGAGACAgtagagggggagggggaacaGAAGGAAACTACTGAGGGTGAGGCTGGGCCAAAAGAAAATGAAGAGGGTGAGGGTGAAAAGAAGGAACCTGTAGAAGGGGAAGGGGAACAAAAGGAAACAGTTGAGGGTGAAGGGGAACAAAAGGAAACAATTGAGGGTGAGGGGGAACAAAAGGAAACAGCAGAGGAAGGGGCTGAGCAGACAGAGACAGTGGGAGAAGGTGAAACTAAAGAAGATGAAAATGCAGATGGAGGGGATGtgaaagaaacagaacaaaatcAGGAAACAACAGATGGTGTAAAGGAAGAAACAGATGAAAATAAGGATTCTGAAGAAAAACCAGAAGAAGGTGAGGATAAAGAAGCTGCAGCTGCAGAAGAAACCGAAAAGGTTGAAGAAGATGGTGAAGGTGAGAAAAAAGAAGAGGAAGCCACAGATGAAGCCAAAGAGGAAGAACAACCTGCAGAAACAGCACAAGCTGATGGTGAAGATGAACCAGCAAAGGAAGATGATGGTGCTGAAAAACAGGAAGCCGAAGCAGCTCCTGAGGAACCAGCAGCAAAAGATGAGGACGTCAAAGAAGCTGCTAAAGAAACTGAAGAAGCTGGAGAGAAGGTTGAAGAACCAGCTGATCAGAAAGAAGAAGCTGCGGCAGATGAACCTAAGGCTGAAGAGGAACCTGCACCTAAAGCAGAAGCAGCAACAGGTACTGTTGGTGCTGAAACAGAAGATACTGGAGAAAAACATGAAACTGATCCACATGCTGTGTCACCCCCACCAAAATTATTAGTTGATGCCACAGCCACAG TCAAATTTGTTCTGATGCCAAGTGGTCAAGTGACAACATTAGCGTGTGCACTCGGTCAAACCATTGGAGATCTGAAAAGACACTTTTCTGTGGAGTTAAAGATGCCTGGTTCTATGTTAGTGTTGATGTATGATGGTAAAGCCATGAGTGATGAGACAACATTGGCTGATCTAGGTGTTGTCCCTAATGCTACAGTACAATTAGAAATGACATCAGCAGACCCAGTGAACACACCACTCAAACCAATGAAACCTAAACCTGAATATGTTATGCCTGATGTCATTACCGTCAGAGTACGCAGAG ATGATGACACTATTGAAGATGTAGTCGTTGAAATAGAAAGAGCCAGGAGGAGAAAGCCATATCTTGGTGGATACAAACACCGAGTAACTGGCAAAGAATATCACCATGCAGGAGCTCAAACAAGACCTAAAATGAAACCAGACAATGGTATTGAAAAATTCTGTCGAGATACACAAACAGTGGATGAGAAACATCAACGACAGCAAACAATGATAGATACTTCTACACAAATGACTGGTATTAGAGTCTATGTATCAAACATGACTGATAAACTACTAGTGCCAGGACGATACACCACAGCAGATGAACACCATGCTATGATTATTAAGAAT GTCATAATTCTCCAGTCCTACTTCAGAAGGTGGAAAGCTAAACGTGTTGTGGAAAATCTTAAGAAAGACCTTGCCTCTAGAATGGAATGGGAAAGAGAAGAAGAAATCCGTAAAATTAAAGAAAAGGAGGACAGAATTAAGAAAGAATTTGAGAGGCGAATGAATCCTAAATCTAAAGAAGACTTTGATCTCCTCTACCATGCACTAGAAA AGTGGCGACAAGAAGAATTAGAAGTGATAGACTCTACCATGACAGGTGCCCAGCGTAAAGCAGCTTTATGTCACTTACTAGACCAAGAAACACAACTAATTGCTGCTATTGGAAGACATAAAATTGAAGCCGGgacagaaaataaacaaaaaaggaTACAGAGGTTCCTAGATAAG TGTGCTGCACCAAAGAAATGGAAGTCCTATGATGGAAAGTACACTGAGATGGATACACCATATACAATAAGAGCCAGAGAACTGAAAGATATTCATAGtagtataaatatgaaatatttaacaCAGGATGAAAGACTCGATGTCCTGCTAACACTCAAACATACTGTAAAG GAACATGACTGTAAACTCACTCAAGACATTATAGAGTTAATTGACAGGGAAGCTGACCTGTTGATGAGAGGAGTGAGAGAATCTAATCTAGAGGGCCTACGTAAAAGGATTTCAACCTTGTTCCTCCAATACATCAAAACTCCAACATTCAATGCAGAGGCAGCCAGATTGCTCAAA GTACCTCAGGACCCATCAACTCTGCGCAAGAATATTTATTTCTGTCCAAGCTGCAACCAATACTTACCATCAACAGAATTCTCCCTGTCTTCCAATGCAAGAGTGGTTGGCAAATGCCGCCAGTGTGCCAAACTGGATAATGATGGTAGAATCCGTCAAGATTATTCACATTATCGCCTCTTACTCAAGAATTTACGCAAGGCAGAGGAAGGATTTGGAGATGATTCTAGAATTGCTTTCCTTCTCCAG GAAGTTGATATGCGTTACTTGGTTGAGAACATCTGGGGATCTCAGAGTGCACTGAGTGCTTGGGATGACCTGTATGATTTGGTATTAGTACGGTGGGATAAAGGTGAAGAGTGGTCACCATGGAactgtattctacttactaaggATGAAGCTGATGCTCATCTCAAACTGGACGAAGTGGAAGAG tCTTATGGCCGTGTTTTCTGTCACAAGATCCGTTCCAAACACACCCTGGCACGCAACTATTTCTCTAAACTTCCTGGCATGGCGGAACACATGAGGAAGAGATCAAGCAAACCAAAAGCAGGCCATTCACTTGGTAGCCGTGCTGTCATTTTACAGTCTTCTAAAGCATAG